From the Sebastes umbrosus isolate fSebUmb1 chromosome 2, fSebUmb1.pri, whole genome shotgun sequence genome, one window contains:
- the terb2 gene encoding telomere repeats-binding bouquet formation protein 2, whose amino-acid sequence MFRNKSAWFSSSVPQACNNFWTSEAGTVAGWRTADYLFSEDATCEDTLRIFESKDYLWNKVAVFHSLFLSACEKRQSVKSVCIGHYVLPPASVQDEVRHVVGRLIWECEDEQSVAQGFHKSFSCQSEDKYSDVSKSNSEPSDTDSSESEATLRAHYPVSNMLTGYVSMDNLQKYSGEVCDFRAECFRCSVCKAHCCLT is encoded by the exons ATGTTTAGGAACAAGTCTGCCTGGTTTTCCAGCAGTGTGCCACAGGCATGCAACAACTTTTGGA CATCGGAGGCTGGGACCGTAGCTGGTTGGAGAACAGCAGATTACCTCTTCAGTGAGGATGCTACCTGTGAAGATACTCTGAG GATATTTGAGAGCAAAGATTATCTTTGGAACAAAGTGGCGGTTtttcacagcttgtttctgtcCGCCTGTGAGAAGCGGCAGAGTGTGAAGTCTGTGTGCATCGGTCATTATGTGCTGCCTCCAGCCTCAGTACAGGATG aggTGAGACACGTGGTTGGGAGGTTGATTTGGGAGTGTGAAGATGAGCAGTCCGTGGCACAA GGTTTCCATAAGAGTTTCAGTTGCCAGTCAGAAGACAAGTACAGTGACGTCAGCAAAAGCAA TTCTGAACCATCTGACACAGACTCATCAGAAAGTGAAGCCACTCTGCGTGCTCATTATCCAGTTAGTAACATGCTCACAG GGTACGTCAGCATGGACAACCTGCAGAAATATTCAGGTGAAGTGTGTGATTTCCGTGCCGAATGTTTCCGATGCTCCGTCTGTAAAGCCCACTGCTGCctcacataa